A single window of Flavobacterium sp. 140616W15 DNA harbors:
- a CDS encoding folylpolyglutamate synthase/dihydrofolate synthase family protein, translating to MNYQETTNWMFNQLPMYQLQGASAYKEDLTNIKLLASHLDNPENQLKCIHVGGTNGKGSTSHMLASILQEAGYKVGLYTSPHLKDFRERIKINGEEISEDFVCEFISKHKTFFESNDMSFFEMSVGLAFDYFANQKVDIAIIEVGLGGRLDATNIIKPLISVITNIDLDHTQFLGNTPTAIAGEKAGIIKPNSPVVIGEYTPETQPVFLAKAKENNAPIYFASDMITEVYPSDLLGDYQQHNKKTVQQTIHILNSQNEFKVTDENLKTGLLKVTKNTGLQGRWQQLGENPKIICDTAHNKHGLAIVMNQIKKETFENLHIVLGVVNDKDLDSILPLFQKKAQYYFCSPNSSRGLATSILQENAKKHGLIGETYNSVSDAFVAAKKNTTKNDFIYVGGSTFVVAELPLSSEEK from the coding sequence ATGAACTATCAAGAAACTACAAACTGGATGTTTAATCAACTCCCGATGTATCAATTACAGGGGGCTTCAGCTTATAAAGAAGATCTAACCAACATTAAGCTACTGGCTTCTCATCTTGATAATCCTGAAAATCAATTAAAATGTATTCATGTTGGCGGAACAAATGGTAAAGGCTCAACCTCACATATGCTTGCTTCGATTTTACAGGAAGCTGGTTATAAAGTTGGATTATATACTTCGCCGCATTTAAAAGACTTTCGAGAACGCATTAAAATTAACGGTGAAGAAATTTCAGAAGATTTTGTCTGTGAGTTTATAAGCAAACACAAAACTTTTTTCGAATCTAATGATATGAGTTTTTTCGAAATGTCGGTTGGTTTGGCGTTTGATTATTTTGCTAATCAAAAAGTAGATATCGCTATTATTGAAGTTGGCTTAGGCGGAAGATTAGACGCTACCAATATTATCAAACCGCTAATTTCGGTGATTACCAATATAGATTTAGATCACACTCAATTTCTAGGAAATACCCCTACCGCAATTGCAGGTGAAAAGGCGGGAATAATTAAACCAAACTCTCCTGTAGTAATTGGAGAATATACTCCAGAGACACAGCCTGTTTTTTTAGCCAAAGCTAAAGAAAACAATGCACCTATTTATTTTGCTTCCGATATGATTACCGAGGTTTATCCTTCGGACTTATTAGGAGATTACCAACAGCATAATAAAAAGACGGTACAGCAAACAATTCATATTTTAAATTCTCAAAATGAATTTAAAGTTACTGATGAAAACCTTAAAACGGGTTTATTAAAAGTTACAAAAAACACTGGTTTACAAGGTAGATGGCAACAACTTGGTGAGAATCCAAAAATCATTTGTGATACTGCCCATAACAAACATGGCCTGGCAATTGTCATGAACCAAATAAAAAAAGAAACTTTCGAGAACTTGCATATTGTCCTGGGGGTTGTAAACGATAAAGATTTAGATTCTATTCTACCTCTATTCCAAAAAAAAGCGCAGTACTATTTCTGTAGCCCTAATTCTTCTCGTGGTTTAGCTACTTCTATTTTACAAGAAAACGCAAAAAAACATGGATTAATTGGTGAAACGTACAATTCTGTTTCTGATGCTTTTGTTGCTGCTAAAAAAAACACAACAAAAAATGATTTCATTTATGTAGGCGGAAGCACATTTGTAGTAGCCGAACTACCTTTATCTAGTGAAGAGAAATAA
- a CDS encoding two-component regulator propeller domain-containing protein, translating to MKKYLQIYSLLLIFFLLTSCQQKRIEGEKIIINSETNGVITSDGPPWISRNIIQDRKGNIWIASFTGVFRYDGNSFTNITSKAIPFRFFSILEDKKGNFWLGTIGSGAYYYDGKSFQNFSTKEGLLNNEVTSIYEDKKGNIWFGVSGGASSYDGKSFRNYIIDGNEMNEDQTGKTFPNRRPYETNSIIEDKKGNFWFATRGNTFVYDRKTFSVFAHNDKPFKNVRSIMEDKKGNIWLGGPDGLWRYDGKVYTNFTQNFVGHIIEDRKGNIWTNSQRNNSQVWALFRYDGNSLSDKNPTVTEIKSGGNGLFGILETREGDIWFGSMKGVYRYNGKTTTDFRSKDD from the coding sequence ATGAAGAAATACTTACAGATTTATTCTTTGCTATTAATATTTTTTCTTCTCACCTCCTGTCAACAAAAACGAATCGAGGGAGAAAAAATAATTATCAACTCCGAAACCAATGGCGTAATTACCTCCGATGGCCCTCCATGGATATCTCGGAATATCATACAAGACAGAAAAGGCAATATTTGGATTGCATCGTTTACTGGTGTTTTCCGTTACGATGGGAACTCTTTTACCAACATAACAAGCAAAGCAATCCCTTTCCGCTTTTTTTCAATTTTAGAAGATAAAAAAGGTAACTTTTGGCTTGGCACTATTGGCTCAGGCGCATATTATTATGATGGTAAATCTTTTCAGAATTTCTCAACTAAAGAAGGACTCCTTAATAATGAAGTAACAAGTATTTATGAAGACAAAAAGGGCAACATCTGGTTTGGTGTTTCTGGAGGAGCAAGTAGTTACGATGGAAAGTCTTTTCGAAATTATATCATAGATGGCAATGAGATGAACGAGGATCAAACAGGAAAAACTTTCCCGAATAGACGTCCTTATGAGACTAATTCTATTATCGAAGACAAAAAGGGTAATTTTTGGTTTGCTACAAGAGGCAACACCTTTGTATACGATAGAAAAACATTTTCCGTTTTCGCCCATAACGACAAACCCTTTAAAAATGTTCGTTCTATAATGGAAGATAAAAAAGGTAATATCTGGCTTGGTGGACCTGATGGCCTTTGGCGCTATGACGGCAAAGTGTATACTAATTTCACACAGAATTTTGTCGGTCACATAATCGAAGATAGAAAAGGTAATATTTGGACTAATTCACAAAGAAATAATAGCCAAGTTTGGGCACTTTTTCGCTATGACGGAAACTCCTTGTCTGACAAAAACCCTACTGTAACCGAAATTAAGTCAGGAGGAAATGGCCTTTTTGGCATTTTAGAAACTCGTGAAGGAGATATTTGGTTTGGATCTATGAAGGGAGTATATCGTTATAACGGAAAAACTACCACAGACTTCAGAAGTAAAGACGACTAG
- a CDS encoding helix-turn-helix domain-containing protein, giving the protein MSTATKPKHIGRNISRIRELRGMKQEALATAIGVSQQSISNIEGSETIEEVILEKISNALNVSSEGIKEFSEEAVFNIINNTFTDSSSNNNNYLCSINPLEKILELYERLLQSEKEKIEYLEKLLKEK; this is encoded by the coding sequence ATGAGCACAGCAACAAAACCAAAACATATAGGCAGAAATATTAGCCGAATTAGAGAGCTACGCGGAATGAAACAAGAAGCTTTGGCCACTGCAATTGGAGTAAGCCAACAATCTATATCTAATATTGAAGGGAGTGAAACAATAGAAGAAGTTATTTTAGAAAAAATTTCTAATGCACTAAATGTATCTTCTGAAGGAATAAAAGAATTTAGTGAAGAAGCGGTTTTTAATATTATCAACAATACATTTACTGACAGTAGTTCAAATAACAATAATTATTTATGTTCAATTAATCCTTTAGAAAAAATTCTAGAATTATACGAACGTTTACTTCAATCTGAAAAAGAAAAGATTGAATACTTAGAGAAATTATTAAAAGAAAAATAA
- a CDS encoding GNAT family N-acetyltransferase: MIIREAKVEDIKQIQVVRNSVKENTLSDPGLVTDKDCEDFIMTRGKGWVCEINNEVVGFSIVDLKDNNIWALFLKPEFEKRGIGKQLHNVMLDWYFEQTRVNVWLGTSPNTRADLFYRKMGWTEIGKHGKGEIKFEMTYEAWMK; this comes from the coding sequence ATGATTATTAGAGAAGCAAAAGTTGAGGATATAAAGCAAATTCAAGTAGTTAGAAATTCGGTAAAAGAAAATACTTTGTCTGATCCTGGATTGGTAACAGATAAAGATTGCGAGGATTTTATAATGACAAGAGGAAAAGGTTGGGTTTGTGAAATTAATAATGAAGTTGTAGGTTTTTCGATTGTAGATCTAAAAGACAATAATATTTGGGCATTATTTTTAAAGCCTGAATTTGAAAAAAGAGGAATTGGCAAACAGCTTCACAATGTTATGCTTGACTGGTATTTTGAGCAAACAAGGGTTAATGTTTGGTTAGGAACTTCTCCAAATACAAGAGCCGATTTATTTTATAGAAAAATGGGTTGGACAGAAATAGGTAAACATGGCAAGGGTGAAATTAAGTTTGAAATGACTTATGAAGCTTGGATGAAATAA
- a CDS encoding PAS domain-containing sensor histidine kinase translates to MKVISHELLNSITPIRSISQNLQELVEQDSISSDDLEDIKNGVGTMLRRSDLLQKFVEGYRKLAMQPSPQKEKIDLLQLIEYCLQIMNPLFKEKGIEVINTITFKYWLFVDQQQIEQVLINLLTNSMHALENTESKQISIAAEIKENRIFIKITDNGSGIDEEIENKVFLPFFTTRKEGAGIGLTLSKSIIEAHGGYLDFKNQDGKTTFVICLVEG, encoded by the coding sequence ATGAAAGTAATCTCCCATGAGCTTTTAAATTCGATAACGCCAATTCGTTCGATTTCTCAAAATCTTCAAGAATTAGTAGAGCAAGATTCTATTTCTTCAGATGATTTAGAAGATATCAAAAATGGAGTAGGAACGATGTTGAGGAGGAGCGATCTTCTGCAGAAATTTGTAGAAGGATATCGTAAATTAGCCATGCAGCCTTCACCACAAAAAGAAAAAATCGATTTATTGCAGCTTATAGAATATTGTCTTCAAATTATGAATCCATTATTCAAAGAAAAAGGAATTGAAGTCATAAATACAATAACTTTTAAGTATTGGTTGTTTGTTGATCAACAGCAAATAGAGCAAGTGCTGATTAATCTTTTGACCAATAGTATGCATGCTCTAGAAAATACTGAAAGCAAACAGATTTCAATTGCTGCTGAAATTAAAGAAAATAGGATTTTTATAAAGATTACAGATAATGGAAGCGGAATCGATGAAGAAATAGAAAACAAAGTATTCTTGCCTTTTTTTACCACACGAAAAGAAGGAGCAGGAATTGGACTAACACTCTCTAAAAGCATTATCGAGGCACATGGCGGTTATTTAGATTTTAAAAATCAAGACGGAAAAACCACTTTTGTGATTTGTTTGGTTGAAGGTTAA
- a CDS encoding sigma-54 dependent transcriptional regulator produces the protein MKKTTASILIIDDQEDILFASKLYLKKYFENIYTLNNPKNIVELLAKNTIDVVLLDMNYRIGFEDGREGLYLLKEINALSPKTVVILMTAFGKVETAVEGLKSGAFDYILKPWENKKLLESVKQAVDKSRKNQRKVKDIEVNDDFFVGNSEIIKKAYSLADKVAQTDANVLILGENGTGKFVLAHHIYSQSERKNAPFVAVDLGSLNSNIFESELFGYAKGAFTDAKTDTPGRFEMAQNGTIFLDEIGNVPLHLQSKLLQVIQTKTVTRLGETKARTVNVRIITATNLNLKLEVEDKNFREDLYYRINTMEIVLPPLRERNEDKIPLAEYLLEKMSRKYGREAVVFDKKVFEQIERHAWKGNIREMENKIERAIILCENNRITVSDLDLEQITTYDENADDIQLSTVEKATVEKALLKNNNNISKTAEELGLSRGSLYRRLEKYNISIN, from the coding sequence ATGAAAAAGACAACTGCTTCAATATTAATCATAGATGATCAAGAAGACATCCTTTTTGCGTCAAAATTGTACCTAAAAAAGTATTTTGAGAATATTTATACGCTCAATAATCCAAAAAACATTGTCGAATTATTAGCAAAAAATACAATTGATGTCGTTTTGCTTGATATGAATTATCGGATAGGTTTTGAGGACGGAAGAGAAGGGTTGTACTTATTGAAAGAAATAAATGCGCTTTCGCCAAAAACGGTAGTTATTTTAATGACAGCTTTTGGTAAAGTAGAAACAGCAGTTGAAGGATTAAAGTCGGGAGCTTTTGATTATATATTAAAGCCTTGGGAGAATAAGAAACTACTAGAATCTGTAAAGCAAGCTGTTGATAAAAGTCGTAAAAACCAAAGAAAGGTTAAGGATATTGAGGTTAATGATGACTTTTTTGTAGGCAATTCAGAAATTATAAAAAAAGCATATTCCTTGGCGGATAAAGTAGCCCAAACAGATGCTAATGTTTTGATACTTGGAGAAAACGGAACAGGTAAATTTGTTTTAGCGCATCATATTTATAGTCAATCAGAAAGAAAAAACGCTCCCTTTGTGGCTGTTGACCTAGGATCTCTAAATTCTAATATTTTTGAGAGTGAATTATTCGGCTATGCAAAAGGTGCTTTTACCGATGCAAAAACAGATACTCCAGGACGTTTTGAAATGGCTCAAAACGGAACTATTTTTTTGGATGAAATAGGAAATGTTCCTTTGCATTTACAATCTAAACTGTTGCAGGTTATTCAAACAAAAACAGTAACCAGATTGGGAGAAACAAAAGCCAGAACGGTTAATGTACGGATTATCACTGCGACAAACTTAAATCTAAAACTAGAGGTAGAAGACAAAAACTTTAGAGAAGATTTGTATTATCGTATCAATACAATGGAAATAGTTTTGCCGCCTTTGCGAGAACGCAACGAAGATAAAATTCCTCTAGCTGAATACCTGTTGGAAAAGATGAGTCGAAAATACGGAAGAGAAGCAGTTGTTTTTGATAAGAAAGTATTTGAGCAAATCGAGCGACATGCTTGGAAAGGTAATATTCGTGAAATGGAGAATAAAATAGAACGAGCAATTATCCTTTGTGAAAACAATCGTATTACAGTTTCAGATTTGGATCTGGAGCAGATAACAACATATGATGAAAATGCAGATGATATTCAGCTATCAACAGTAGAGAAGGCCACAGTTGAAAAAGCATTGCTTAAAAATAATAATAACATTAGTAAAACAGCCGAAGAATTAGGGCTATCAAGAGGATCCTTATACCGACGTTTAGAGAAATATAACATTAGCATTAACTAA
- a CDS encoding ABC transporter ATP-binding protein, which produces MIIIKKLSKIFRTEELETNALSEISLTINQGDFVSIMGPSGSGKSTLLNIVGLLDSASGGSYLLLDQEMVGLKEKLRSKARKENIGFIFQNFNLIDEISVYDNIELPLIYNNVPASERKTKVQEIANKLNIAHRLKHYPQQLSGGQQQRVAVARALINNPKIILADEPTGNLDSKNGNEVMELLTDLHANGATILMVTHSDYDASFSQKTILMKDGIILSEKTNNRNVDVFIANPKKLESC; this is translated from the coding sequence ATGATTATTATTAAAAAACTTTCAAAAATATTTAGAACCGAGGAATTAGAAACCAACGCATTAAGTGAAATATCATTAACGATTAACCAAGGCGATTTTGTTTCGATCATGGGCCCATCTGGGAGCGGAAAGTCAACTTTATTAAATATTGTTGGTTTACTCGATAGCGCTTCTGGCGGAAGTTATTTGCTGCTTGATCAGGAAATGGTCGGATTAAAAGAGAAATTAAGATCCAAAGCCAGGAAAGAAAATATTGGTTTTATTTTTCAGAATTTTAATTTAATTGATGAAATATCAGTTTACGACAATATCGAATTACCATTAATCTATAACAATGTCCCGGCATCCGAAAGAAAAACAAAAGTTCAGGAAATTGCCAATAAGTTAAATATCGCACATCGATTAAAGCATTATCCACAACAGCTTTCTGGTGGGCAACAACAGCGTGTTGCAGTAGCAAGAGCTTTAATTAATAATCCGAAAATAATTCTTGCCGATGAACCTACAGGGAATTTAGACAGTAAAAACGGAAATGAAGTAATGGAACTACTCACCGATTTACATGCTAATGGCGCAACCATTTTAATGGTAACTCATTCTGATTATGATGCTTCTTTTTCTCAAAAAACAATTTTAATGAAAGATGGAATTATACTTTCGGAAAAAACAAACAATAGAAATGTTGATGTTTTTATAGCTAACCCTAAAAAACTAGAATCATGCTAA
- a CDS encoding ABC transporter permease translates to MLKNWINIFIYHIKNNKLFTTLNVLGLSIGISGLIFAILYWNNEHSYDQWNPDKDKIFSVMNDIGEGNIWSVNPATIAPILKITSPALDSYCYTQVEYYKETITYNGKRELLDKIYTAQSTFFTFFPYEFIHGNGKTALKDRNSMALSEETASRLFGNENPTGKHVKYLDKLFVIRGVYRLNHKSSVMPAAVTTIIEEDLAKNKDKWSYNFGLMVKLKKESDTTSIIKDLNTIFIDKCLKIQANQEGLSVENYIKKYGEPVKSSLLSLPNTRLHKGNDPFPGDSGNLQFLRILMGLSVLILLLSIVNYINLATANAVKRAKEVGIRKIVGAGKSQIIAQFVFETALITLFSLLLALVIVELTLPFYNSFLNKDLILEGSQFYIQLVLIFTIVIVVAGVLPAIYIANFEPLKVLKGNFSRSKNGIWLRNGMLVLQFTIATFFIIGSFIVYQQVKYMTEKDLGFKGAQVIDVIFKSKEGKDQYDRYKIIKQQALNIKGVEAVSAGLFSIGSDENSWDNFSYKSNKGVLVQRMGVDYGMLNILGIKIVKGRDLTDTFSSDTISNVLLNETAVKTMHEANPIDKVINWRGKDYKIVGVVKDFNYFGLENRISPMIFMHLTTNAIRKEVLHNISFKIAPQDMSKTIAALDQFWRTNVDAEYPFEYNFVDKNFARKYKQYKNQSLLFSLLNIIVILIAVFGLFALASFSMERRLREIAIRKTLGAETNILLQELSKQYIIFCVIGFAIGIIPAYFLLEKWLENFAYRISIPILPFIIAFVSLLFLTLTIVLAKAYQVTKVDVLKYLKYE, encoded by the coding sequence ATGCTAAAAAATTGGATCAACATATTTATCTACCATATCAAAAACAACAAACTCTTTACTACTTTGAATGTTTTAGGATTGAGCATTGGAATTTCTGGGTTAATTTTCGCCATTTTGTATTGGAACAATGAGCATTCATATGACCAATGGAATCCCGATAAGGATAAAATCTTTTCTGTTATGAATGATATTGGAGAAGGCAACATCTGGTCAGTAAATCCAGCAACAATCGCACCCATATTAAAAATAACCTCTCCAGCTTTAGATAGTTATTGCTACACCCAAGTTGAATACTATAAAGAGACAATTACATATAATGGAAAACGGGAATTATTAGACAAAATTTATACTGCACAAAGTACTTTTTTTACTTTTTTCCCTTATGAATTTATTCATGGCAACGGAAAGACTGCTCTTAAGGACCGCAATAGCATGGCTCTATCTGAAGAAACTGCTTCTCGATTATTTGGTAATGAAAACCCTACGGGCAAGCACGTAAAATATTTAGACAAACTATTTGTCATTAGAGGAGTATATCGATTAAATCATAAATCGTCTGTAATGCCTGCAGCAGTAACTACTATAATAGAGGAAGATTTAGCGAAGAATAAAGATAAATGGAGTTACAATTTTGGATTGATGGTCAAATTAAAGAAGGAAAGTGATACCACTTCAATCATTAAAGATTTAAATACCATCTTTATAGACAAGTGCCTAAAAATACAGGCAAATCAAGAAGGTTTATCTGTTGAAAATTATATAAAAAAATATGGCGAACCAGTTAAATCAAGTTTGCTTTCCCTGCCCAATACCAGACTGCACAAAGGGAACGATCCTTTTCCTGGAGACAGTGGAAATTTACAATTCTTAAGAATATTGATGGGACTATCTGTTCTAATCTTATTGCTTTCGATTGTAAATTACATAAATTTAGCTACAGCCAATGCGGTAAAGAGAGCCAAGGAAGTAGGAATCAGAAAAATTGTTGGCGCAGGAAAATCACAAATCATAGCTCAATTTGTATTTGAAACAGCATTAATTACTCTTTTTTCTCTTTTATTAGCATTAGTAATCGTAGAACTTACCTTGCCTTTTTATAATTCTTTCTTAAATAAAGATCTTATACTCGAAGGATCCCAATTTTACATTCAATTAGTATTAATTTTTACAATTGTAATTGTTGTTGCCGGAGTTTTACCTGCAATATATATAGCTAATTTTGAACCATTAAAGGTTTTAAAAGGAAATTTTTCTCGCAGCAAAAACGGAATATGGTTACGAAATGGAATGCTAGTTTTACAATTTACTATTGCTACATTCTTCATTATTGGCTCATTTATAGTATACCAACAGGTAAAATATATGACTGAGAAAGATTTAGGTTTTAAAGGTGCACAAGTTATAGATGTGATTTTTAAGAGCAAGGAAGGCAAAGACCAATACGACAGATATAAAATAATTAAACAACAAGCACTAAATATTAAAGGTGTCGAAGCAGTTTCGGCAGGGTTATTTTCTATTGGTAGTGATGAAAATTCCTGGGATAACTTTTCATATAAAAGCAATAAGGGAGTTTTAGTTCAGCGAATGGGAGTTGATTATGGAATGTTGAATATATTAGGCATCAAAATAGTAAAAGGAAGAGATTTAACCGATACATTTTCTTCGGATACAATATCCAACGTTTTACTTAATGAAACGGCTGTTAAAACAATGCATGAAGCTAACCCAATAGACAAAGTAATTAATTGGAGAGGAAAAGACTATAAGATAGTAGGTGTCGTAAAAGACTTCAATTATTTTGGACTTGAAAACAGAATAAGCCCAATGATTTTCATGCATTTAACTACCAATGCTATCAGAAAAGAGGTCTTACATAATATTTCTTTTAAAATAGCTCCACAAGATATGTCTAAAACTATCGCTGCTCTTGATCAATTTTGGAGAACAAACGTAGATGCAGAATATCCATTCGAATACAATTTTGTAGATAAAAATTTTGCTAGAAAGTACAAACAATACAAGAATCAAAGCCTTTTATTTTCTTTACTAAATATCATTGTTATTCTTATTGCTGTATTTGGATTATTTGCTTTAGCCTCTTTCTCAATGGAAAGGCGATTACGAGAAATTGCAATTCGAAAAACACTCGGTGCAGAGACCAATATTTTACTTCAAGAATTATCAAAACAATATATTATATTTTGTGTGATTGGTTTTGCAATAGGAATTATTCCTGCCTATTTTTTATTAGAAAAATGGCTTGAAAATTTTGCTTATCGTATCAGCATTCCTATTCTGCCGTTTATAATCGCTTTCGTATCATTATTATTTCTAACGCTGACAATCGTTTTAGCCAAAGCCTATCAAGTAACAAAAGTTGATGTTTTAAAATATTTAAAATATGAATAA
- a CDS encoding phosphotransferase, translated as MLQFPVISSVLSASKLGELLQQEYGLSKHTECTLFRTAMNHVYMVTDVDKKYVFRVYNFDWRTKTEIAEELRLLVYLSKNKASVSYPIAGKLNEYIQELNAPEGKRFGVLFSFADGTKSARFNEETSFFIGQALAKVHESAQNFELKRVTYNESILLIDSIKRTQVFFKKETDEILF; from the coding sequence ATGCTACAATTTCCAGTAATAAGTTCCGTACTTTCAGCTAGCAAGCTTGGTGAGTTATTGCAACAAGAATATGGTTTAAGTAAGCATACTGAATGTACTCTTTTTAGAACAGCAATGAATCATGTTTATATGGTTACAGATGTTGATAAAAAGTATGTTTTTCGTGTTTATAATTTTGATTGGAGAACAAAAACAGAGATAGCTGAAGAATTGAGGCTTTTGGTTTATCTGTCGAAAAATAAGGCTTCGGTTTCGTATCCAATTGCAGGCAAATTAAATGAATACATACAGGAATTAAATGCTCCCGAAGGAAAAAGATTTGGGGTGTTGTTTTCTTTTGCTGATGGTACAAAATCAGCAAGATTTAACGAAGAAACAAGTTTCTTTATTGGTCAGGCTTTAGCCAAAGTTCATGAGTCAGCTCAAAATTTTGAATTAAAAAGAGTGACCTATAACGAAAGTATTTTGCTGATAGATTCGATTAAGCGAACACAGGTATTTTTTAAAAAAGAAACTGACGAAATCCTTTTCTGA
- a CDS encoding calcium:proton antiporter codes for MKQLLQWTIIIPILSWVLFFSGLVDNSSIFQIVASILLILSVMSAVHHSEIIAERVGEPYGTIILAISITVIEVSIIISLMMSEGSAAASLARDTVFAATMLILNGIIGLCLLIGGLKHYEQNFSVSSVTIGLVSLVSIIVFTLVFPTFTESVLGSYYSVPQLVFASAACLIIYASFLFAQTSRYRQYFLTIGDDENEDAAEPIAINNKVFFTSLTFLIVSLGIVVLLAKTLSPTIESIIVSYSLPKTLVGVVIAAIILLPEAIAAIIAARKNRLQTSINLALGSALASIGLTIPSVAAVCIMMDMPIILGLDIKSIVLLALSVFTVMLSLSKGKSNIVYGVVLLVNLFAFVFLMIYP; via the coding sequence ATGAAACAATTACTTCAGTGGACAATTATTATTCCAATACTATCTTGGGTTCTCTTTTTTAGCGGGCTTGTCGATAACAGCAGCATTTTTCAAATAGTAGCAAGTATACTGTTAATCCTTAGTGTTATGTCAGCAGTACATCATTCCGAGATAATTGCAGAAAGAGTGGGAGAGCCTTATGGAACCATTATTTTGGCTATATCAATAACTGTTATTGAGGTTTCGATTATTATTTCGTTAATGATGTCAGAGGGTTCAGCAGCAGCTTCGCTCGCTCGAGATACAGTATTTGCAGCAACAATGCTTATTCTTAATGGTATTATTGGATTGTGCCTTTTAATCGGTGGATTGAAACATTATGAACAGAATTTTTCTGTTTCTTCAGTAACCATTGGTTTGGTATCGCTAGTATCGATTATAGTATTTACCTTGGTGTTTCCTACTTTTACAGAAAGTGTTTTGGGATCTTACTATTCAGTACCGCAATTAGTTTTTGCTTCAGCAGCCTGTCTTATTATTTATGCCTCTTTTTTGTTTGCACAAACGAGTCGCTACCGACAATATTTCCTGACAATTGGAGATGATGAAAATGAAGATGCAGCTGAGCCTATAGCTATTAATAACAAGGTGTTCTTTACAAGTCTTACTTTTCTTATTGTAAGTTTAGGAATTGTTGTGTTATTGGCAAAGACTCTATCTCCTACAATCGAGAGCATTATTGTTAGTTATAGTTTGCCAAAAACTTTGGTAGGGGTAGTAATTGCAGCAATTATTTTATTGCCCGAAGCAATTGCGGCTATCATAGCAGCGAGAAAAAATAGACTTCAAACTAGTATAAATTTGGCCTTGGGATCTGCTTTGGCAAGTATTGGGTTAACTATTCCTAGTGTTGCAGCAGTTTGTATCATGATGGATATGCCTATTATCTTAGGTCTTGATATTAAATCTATTGTTTTGTTAGCATTATCGGTGTTTACTGTAATGTTGTCATTAAGTAAAGGAAAATCTAATATTGTTTATGGTGTAGTGCTTTTGGTTAATTTATTTGCTTTTGTATTCCTTATGATTTATCCTTGA
- a CDS encoding AAA family ATPase, whose protein sequence is MNKSIPLFIITGGPGVGKTTIIEELKRRNYNCINEVARDIIKEQAKSNGEALPWADKEKFTLLMLKRSIENYIENKDNSFITFFDRGIPDTLAYTELIKLQPSAQLTKAVKMYRYNPIVFVLPPWKEIYQTDSERKQTYQEATDTYEAITNTYNNCDYQLIEVPKLDAKKRVDYILSIIENRQFT, encoded by the coding sequence ATGAACAAATCAATCCCTCTATTTATCATTACTGGAGGACCAGGAGTTGGCAAAACAACTATAATCGAAGAATTAAAAAGAAGGAATTACAATTGCATAAATGAAGTTGCTCGTGATATAATTAAAGAGCAAGCAAAATCAAATGGCGAAGCTTTACCTTGGGCAGATAAAGAAAAGTTCACATTATTAATGCTAAAACGTTCGATTGAAAATTATATCGAAAACAAAGATAATTCGTTCATTACTTTTTTTGATCGAGGAATCCCAGACACTCTAGCTTATACAGAACTAATCAAATTACAGCCTTCTGCACAACTAACAAAAGCCGTTAAAATGTATCGTTACAATCCAATTGTGTTTGTCCTACCCCCTTGGAAAGAAATATACCAAACAGATTCTGAACGCAAACAAACTTATCAAGAAGCAACTGACACCTATGAAGCAATAACAAATACTTACAATAATTGTGATTATCAATTAATCGAAGTACCAAAATTAGACGCAAAGAAAAGAGTTGATTATATTCTGTCTATAATTGAAAACAGACAATTTACATAA